In a single window of the Trypanosoma brucei brucei TREU927 chromosome 6, complete sequence genome:
- a CDS encoding hypothetical protein, conserved (similar to Extensin precursor (Proline-rich glycoprotein). (Swiss-Prot:P14918) {Zea mays}; contains Pfam PF04893: Yip1 domain.), with product MAASRSDEPFDPFKEFGGSPAPVAAPPTAATPFQPPMAQPTTASYGQTPQPYAPMSQPTAATPFQPPMAQPTAASYGQPPQPYAPMSQPSPQPYAQPNQPFAGVTGTYGGQPSGPQMSPSPTGMVPPAGVPGGTYGSQSPPPPLQQQQGGEIFAQPSMKIWTIEFYQQFFDVTTEVVLNRMRDSLIPTMTPDYMKNHTWVAGTGSLADVATDGQDTANTVKPDLYGPFWICTTLWMLLGIVSNIMSRIEYGRNPNHDKKWTYDFTMASIASLVIYLYCFGFSCILWGVMRFKSLPLSLTDTLCLYGYSMFVFIPITILCAIPISFVQWFLVLMGGGLSTAYLLTNFGKLWKAMLPAQWHLGLSGLVAVLHLLITLSFKFYFLNYSF from the coding sequence ATGGCAGCCAGTAGAAGTGATGAACCGTTTGACCCCTTCAAGGAGTTTGGTGGCTCCCCTGCACCGGTTGCCGCACCTCCAACAGCTGCAACGCCTTTCCAACCTCCAATGGCTCAACCAACGACTGCGTCATACGGGCAAACGCCTCAACCGTACGCTCCAATGAGTCAACCAACAGCTGCAACGCCTTTCCAACCTCCAATGGCTCAACCAACAGCTGCGTCATACGGGCAGCCGCCTCAACCGTACGCTCCAATGAGTCAACCGTCACCTCAGCCATACGCTCAACCAAATCAACCGTTTGCGGGTGTCACTGGCACATATGGAGGACAACCATCAGGACCTCAGATGTCTCCGTCACCCACAGGAATGGTTCCTCCTGCCGGTGTGCCTGGTGGAACTTACGGAAGCCAATCACCACCTCCTCCccttcaacagcaacaagggGGCGAAATCTTTGCACAACCGTCGATGAAGATTTGGACCATCGAATTCTATCAGCAGTTTTTTGATGTAACCACTGAAGTTGTGCTCAACCGCATGAGGGATTCACTTATCCCCACCATGACACCCGATTATATGAAGAATCACACATGGGTAGCAGGTACCGGATCACTTGCTGATGTGGCGACCGACGGTCAGGATACCGCAAACACCGTTAAACCTGACCTCTACGGTCCATTTTGGATTTGTACCACATTGTGGATGTTGCTCGGTATTGTGAGCAACATCATGAGCCGCATTGAATATGGTAGGAATCCCAACCATGACAAGAAGTGGACATATGATTTCACTATGGCATCCATAGCGAGTCTTGTTATTTACCTCTACTGCTTTGGCTTCAGCTGTATTCTGTGGGGTGTGATGAGGTTTAAAAGTCTACCCTTGTCACTAACAGACACACTATGTCTCTACGGTTACagcatgtttgtttttattcctaTTACAATCCTATGTGCTATTCCTATATCATTTGTTCAGTGGTTTCTTGTACTGATGGGCGGTGGTCTTTCAACTGCGTACCTGCTCACGAATTTCGGAAAGCTGTGGAAAGCAATGCTACCCGCACAGTGGCATCTTGGGTTGTCGGGGCTGGTTGCTGTGCTTCATCTCCTTATTACATTGTCGTTCAAGTTTTACTTCCTTAACTACAGCTTTTAG
- a CDS encoding polynucleotide kinase 3'-phosphatase, putative, whose amino-acid sequence MKRARSPSPKGLSLATIADWKLLHNSVLALLPSAEQLKRSITSLPGENLCLKVAAFDLDDTLIMPKTGAVFPRDDPTDWKWLTPLVPTHLRVLHDGGFMVVIFSNQAGIGGKQWNEKKADVVKQKVVRLSKGLNIPLTAFLSTKDDIWRKPNVGMWTMLQEHASDILKEKVVIGSDTCGYAFYVGDAAGRKITTLAGRKKDFSCSDRKFAYNIGIPFFTPEEFYSCPEDKLLEERKKGSDDTPSVDGKVVSHRLLNVAQASCTVDWGGVGPTELSKLPKSYSGLTIHRILANGTKDIIEVSSPAAFHRASQEMIVFVGYPGCGKTTFFERFFEPHGYAHVNRDKLQTREKCLAEARRWWKAGKSVVIDNTNPSHEDCRVFVEVVKQDGSGRSPLPVRLFLFRISKEMSMHMSNVRARLGVAPKISRVAYNVYQSKFDSWTADSVRSMGIEELVEIPPVASFDGLPKDSKREFFLLS is encoded by the coding sequence ATGAAGCGCGCAAGGAGCCCATCACCAAAGGGCCTTTCACTTGCAACCATTGCCGATTGGAAGCTCTTGCATAATTCCGTATTAGCACTCCTTCCATCCGCTGAGCAGCTGAAGCGGTCGATAACCTCACTACCAGGGGAGAATTTGTGTCTCAAAGTGGCAGCCTTTGATTTGGACGACACACTCATCATGCCAAAGACCGGGGCGGTGTTTCCTCGTGACGATCCAACTGACTGGAAGTGGCTGACACCGTTGGTTCCCACTCACCTACGCGTCTTACACGATGGAGGTTTTATGGTAGTGATTTTCAGTAACCAGGCTGGGATAGGAGGGAAGCAGTGGAACGAAAAGAAGGCGGACGTTGTGAAGCAGAAGGTGGTACGTCTAAGCAAGGGGCTCAATATTCCCTTAACAGCATTCCTTTCGACAAAAGACGATATTTGGAGGAAACCGAATGTTGGCATGTGGACTATGTTGCAAGAGCACGCGAGTGATatcctgaaggaaaaggtagtGATCGGCAGTGACACTTGCGGGTACGCGTTTTATGTCGGCGATGCCGCTGGTCGCAAGATAACAACACTTGCGGGTCGGAAGAAAGACTTCAGCTGCTCCGATCGGAAATTCGCCTATAATATCGGCATTCCATTCTTCACTCCTGAAGAGTTCTACTCATGCCCAGAGGACAAACTActtgaagaaaggaagaagggcaGTGATGACACGCCGTCTGTCGACGGCAAGGTGGTTTCTCACCGTCTTTTGAATGTGGCACAAGCCTCATGTACTGTGGATTGGGGAGGGGTTGGGCCAACTGAGCTTAGCAAGCTGCCAAAATCATATAGTGGTCTTACCATCCATCGCATTTTAGCCAATGGAACAAAAGACATCATAGAAGTCTCGTCGCCTGCAGCGTTCCATAGAGCTTCTCAGGAAATGATTGTGTTCGTGGGTTATCCAGGTTGTGGAAAGACGACTTTTTTTGAGCGCTTCTTCGAGCCACATGGATACGCTCACGTAAACCGTGACAAACTTCAGACGAGGGAGAAGTGTCTTGCAGAGGCAAGAAGGTGGTGGAAAGCTgggaagagtgttgtgattGACAATACAAATCCCTCGCATGAAGATTGCAGGGTGTTCGTGGAGGTGGTTAAGCAGGATGGATCAGGAAGGTCACCGCTCCCCGTGCGGTTATTCCTTTTTCGAATATCAAAGGAAATGTCCATGCACATGTCAAACGTTCGCGCGCGGCTTGGCGTTGCCCCCAAGATTAGCCGAGTGGCCTATAACGTGTACCAGTCTAAATTTGATAGTTGGACGGCTGATTCGGTGAGGTCAATGGGAATCGAAGAATTGGTGGAAATTCCACCTGTTGCATCCTTTGATGGCCTTCCCAAAGACAGCAAGAGGGAGTTTTTCCTGCTCTCATGA
- a CDS encoding zinc finger protein, putative, with the protein MCTHALISACDGTHTTKKNFIKNFVRFIVPAEQMRRWLVASMAPQLHQLLQPVRRCHHPLRIPSVQLAAPRSHTHEDIAYASCPACSRVVHMCDMLTHLITAHRELDQTHCRKMCTERLALYERVIGVPLKKSELTSSGRRVLDFLPTVLPTGYMCNWCDRRSDVYATRDKFLKHVADVHTDIDLEEVEPHVPLPPRGVVVEKSNGDGGPQPTRRLNGVVAVAEKSEPINAVPRILGISLPRGVDRPLKATAQFSDTEFPCELCNRTFNSEIDLLQHLETRHPDGTAEGPAGVDSAAIADVAQFSAKEATTGGDQRVHVICDLCVSSSKVYKMPSALFSHIRFKHPNEDAAFHVERLIREQKTVSSFVCTVCQKAFASAAALDGHFNSKHAEQGEAQNVVGRVTANNCWWCHDCEKGFSSAKGLHGHMQNKHGLSSQTHPCPACKRVFADIYSLEEHLSLQHKTIRLSDIGLLTHVKCSTCERFFLSHEDLHRHAVKHHKKDPRAPAQPFEAPTSASHVAASTSAAVPSEVEATASPQGPRKVKKRKKTTEVSEVTS; encoded by the coding sequence ATGTGTACACACGCGCTCATATCTGCATGTGACGGGACtcatacaacaaaaaaaaacttcataAAAAACTTTGTTAGGTTTATAGTGCCAGCAGAGCAGATGCGGCGCTGGTTGGTGGCTTCAATGGCGCCGCAGCTCCATCAGTTATTGCAACCCGTGCGGCGTTGCCATCATCCACTGCGCATCCCATCTGTGCAACTTGCAGCGCCGCGTTCTCATACACATGAGGACATAGCATACGCCTCTTGTCCAGCCTGTAGCCGCGTCGTTCATATGTGCGATATGCTCACACACCTTATAACGGCCCACCGTGAGCTTGACCAAACGCATTGCCGCAAAATGTGCACAGAACGACTTGCCTTGTACGAGCGGGTAATTGGCGTTCCTCTGAAGAAATCCGAACTAACGTCATCTGGGCGCCGCGTCCTGGATTTTTTGCCAACTGTGTTGCCGACAGGTTACATGTGTAATTGGTGTGATCGCCGCAGTGATGTGTACGCAACGCGAGATAAATTTCTTAAACATGTTGCCGACGTGCATACCGATATTGATTTAGAGGAGGTGGAGCCGCACGTCCCCTTGCCGCCACGTGGAGTAGTTGTGGAAAAAAGCAATGGGGATGGGGGACCGCAACCGACGCGGCGCCTGAATGGTGTCGTAGCTGTGGCTGAGAAGAGTGAACCGATTAATGCAGTCCCCCGAATTCTCGGCATCTCCCTTCCTCGGGGTGTTGATAGACCACTGAAAGCAACAGCGCAGTTCAGCGACACAGAGTTTCCGTGTGAGTTGTGTAACCGCACGTTCAACAGTGAAATTGATCTTTTGCAGCACCTTGAAACACGACACCCCGATGGGACTGCAGAGGGGCCCGCAGGTGTTGACTCCGCCGCCATCGCTGATGTGGCGCAATTTTCCGCAAAGGAAGCAACTACGGGTGGAGACCAGCGTGTGCACGTGATTTGTGATTTATGCGTGTCATCATCGAAAGTTTACAAAATGCCGtctgctttgttttcgcACATTCGCTTTAAACACCCCAACGAAGACGCCGCATTTCATGTTGAACGCCTCATCCGCGAGCAGAAGACGGTCTCATCATTCGTTTGCACGGTTTGCCAGAAGGCTTTCGCTTCCGCTGCTGCATTGGATGGACACTTTAATAGCAAGCATGCGGAACAAGGAGAAGCACAAAATGTGGTTGGGCGGGTGACGGCAAATAATTGTTGGTGGTGCCACGATTGCGAAAAGGGTTTCTCTTCAGCAAAGGGGCTGCACGGGCACATGCAAAATAAGCACGGCTTATCTTCACAAACTCATCCATGTCCTGCATGTAAGCGTGTCTTCGCCGATATTTATTCGCTCGAAGAGCACCTGAGTCTTCAACACAAGACAATCCGACTATCGGATATTGGACTACTGACGCATGTAAAGTGCTCGACATGTGAGCGCTTTTTTCTTAGTCACGAGGACCTGCACCGTCATGCGGTAAAGCACCACAAAAAGGACCCCCGCGCTCCCGCCCAACCATTTGAAGCCCCGACTTCGGCATCTCATGTCGCGGCCTCAACGAGTGCAGCAGTGCCTTCTGAGGTGGAGGCAACGGCATCACCACAAGGCCCTCGTAAggtcaaaaaaagaaagaaaactacGGAGGTAAGTGAGGTGACGTCGTAA
- a CDS encoding AUT2/APG4/ATG4 cysteine peptidase, putative produces MERLKNFVHSVVGCDAHIEYPCCVLGTIQREPQQLDEHLENSFYLFTYRRYFDPLPYSTLTSDKGWGCLARATQMLLACSLRRHSAQDCKLQYFADLDDEQVAPFSLHCMVRHILKQGESLRPVYWAPSQGCEAISGCVKRATERGILSSPLSVVITVAGAVPAEEVSCHLKESRNVLILAPLRCGASRYMSQKMFLSLEHLLLAPESVGMVGGVPNRGYYIIGTGAQELLLYLDPHCKTQDALLSSEPGETGVVKPTSSNLRSVPYGQVDTSFFLGFFVDSQSRWESLQKRIEGLSKQKLHPIVSVYRGGPHTPVDSLVMEWPTEP; encoded by the coding sequence ATGGAGCGTCTGAAAAATTTCGTACACTCCGTTGTCGGTTGTGATGCACACATTGAGTATCCGTGTTGTGTTCTTGGCACGATCCAAAGGGAGCCTCAGCAGTTGGACGAGCACCTTGAGAATTCCTTTTACCTCTTCACCTACCGCAGGTATTTCGATCCTCTTCCTTATTCTACGCTTACGTCAGACAAGGGATGGGGTTGCCTGGCACGCGCTACGCAAATGCTTTTGGCTTGCAGTCTGCGGAGACACAGCGCACAAGACTGTAAGTTACAATACTTCGCCGATTTGGATGATGAACAAGTAGCACCTTTTTCATTACACTGCATGGTGCGCCACATACTGAAGCAAGGTGAGTCGCTCCGACCCGTCTACTGGGCACCAAGTCAGGGATGTGAGGCTATTAGTGGTTGCGTTAAAAGAGCAACGGAAAGGGGAATTCTTTCGAGTCCACTTAGTGTTGTCATTACAGTGGCTGGTGCTGTTCCTGCAGAAGAGGTAAGTTGCCATCTGAAGGAGTCGCGAAACGTTCTTATACTCGCGCCCTTACGTTGTGGTGCAAGCCGTTACATGAGTcaaaaaatgtttctttCACTGGAGCATCTGTTGCTTGCACCGGAGAGTGTTGGAATGGTGGGCGGTGTCCCTAACCGTGGGTATTATATCATCGGTACTGGAGCACAGGAATTATTGCTTTATTTGGATCCTCACTGCAAGACACAAGATGCTTTGTTGTCGAGTGAGCCAGGCGAAACGGGGGTTGTGAAGCCAACATCGAGTAACTTACGGTCTGTTCCATATGGTCAAGTGGacacttcattttttttagggTTCTTTGTTGATTCCCAATCGCGTTGGGAAAGTCTTCAAAAGCGAATCGAAGGACTTTCAAAGCAGAAACTGCATCCGATAGTGTCTGTGTATCGTGGTGGACCCCATACCCCAGTGGATTCATTAGTAATGGAGTGGCCAACTGAACCATGA
- a CDS encoding single strand-specific nuclease, putative → MKNPSLSSLCITLALITSFIPAAVDGWWDFGHMVVAEIARRNLDNDVARVVETYIQHLSESGPFPNIPDFVQSACWPDDLKRYRMGAMDGWHYTANMYIRDGFKPNVTLKQKSDVVSVINGLSKALRRTDTPIYVRSFALAHLVHYYGDIHQPLHTTSQVSADYPEGDQGGNLVHVDFRGVPMKLHAVWDSICRGPSESLERPLNTEDYSKVRDFATKLIATYKFSEGEKKKTGATAISKEGSNFAKKVAYANVVNGTELSEEYISACKEMAEKRITLAGYRLATHLNTVLRKKGK, encoded by the coding sequence ATGAAGAATCCATCACTTTCATCACTTTGCATAACCTTGGCTCTGATTACTTCCTTCATTCCAGCGGCTGTTGATGGGTGGTGGGATTTCGGCCATATGGTTGTTGCTGAAATAGCCCGACGTAACCTTGACAATGATGTAGCCAGGGTGGTTGAGACATATATACAACACTTGAGCGAAAGCGGGCCGTTCCCGAATATTCCCGATTTCGTTCAAAGTGCCTGTTGGCCAGATGATTTGAAGCGTTACCGCATGGGTGCCATGGACGGTTGGCACTATACGGCCAATATGTACATTAGGGATGGCTTTAAACCGAACGTAACTCTTAAACAAAAGTCCGATGTTGTAAGTGTTATCAACGGTTTGTCGAAGGCACTAAGACGGACAGATACTCCCATATATGTGCGATCCTTTGCCCTTGCCCATCTCGTACATTACTATGGTGATATTCATCAACCTCTGCATACGACTTCGCAGGTTTCCGCTGATTATCCGGAAGGAGATCAGGGTGGCAATTTGGTGCATGTGGATTTCAGAGGGGTCCCAATGAAGCTCCATGCCGTGTGGGATTCCATTTGCCGGGGTCCTTCAGAGTCATTGGAGCGGCCCCTTAATACGGAGGATTACTCTAAAGTTAGAGATTTTGCCACTAAACTGATTGCAACGTACAAATTTTCAGAAggcgagaaaaagaaaactggcGCCACCGCAATATCGAAGGAGGGCTCTAATTTTGCAAAGAAAGTGGCGTACGCTAATGTTGTTAATGGAACTGAATTGTCAGAGGAGTATATTAGTGCATGCAAGGAGATGGCTGAAAAGCGCATAACGCTCGCAGGTTACCGTTTGGCCACACACCTCAACACCGTGCTccgaaagaaggggaaataa
- a CDS encoding ribosomal RNA adenine dimethylase family protein, conserved (similar to Dimethyladenosine transferase (EC 2.1.1.-) (S-adenosylmethionine-6-N',N'-adenosyl(rRNA) dimethyltransferase) (16S rRNA dimethylase) (Kasugamycindimethyltransferase) (SP:Q92GV0) {Rickettsia conorii}; similar to Probable dimethyladenosine transferase (S-adenosylmethionine-6-N',N'-adenosyl(rRNA) dimethyltransferase) (Swiss-Prot:Q9D0D4) {Mus musculus}): MPKEQRSVPMGVISAEPLQAAARKLKFTTKVTTLGKPEVRKATKKSAPTGLKTGGSQSGMVFNKGFGQHILKNPLVIAAIVEKAAVKPTDIVLEIGPGTGNLTEKLLQAAKKVIAFEVDPRMVAELNKRFQNSPLAPKLQVIRGNCLDHEFPYFDKCVANVPYAISSALVFKLLKRPNFKCAVLMFQREFALRVCAQPGSEAYCRLSVNSQLLARCSHLMKISKNSFNPPPKVESSVIRLDPKHPAPSVDFEEWDGLVKHIFNRKNKKVSSIFRTKNTVRTLYDKYCSYQRMEGVKDVKTFEEFRQHLESILQEPIFDKRARVLDQESIMELLCCFTKNDIHFV, translated from the coding sequence ATGCCGAAGGAACAACGCAGCGTTCCAATGGGCGTCATCTCTGCCGAACCATTGCAGGCGGCGGCGCGAAAGCTAAAATTCACCACAAAAGTTACAACCCTTGGCAAACCTGAGGTACGCAAGGCGACGAAGAAAAGTGCCCCAACAGGACTTAAGACTGGCGGAAGTCAGAGCGGCATGGTGTTTAATAAAGGTTTTGGTCAACACATCTTGAAGAACCCGCTCGTTATTGCTGCTATCGTGGAGAAGGCGGCGGTGAAACCAACGGATATCGTTTTGGAAATCGGTCCGGGAACTGGTAACTTAACTGAGAAATTGTTGCAAGCGGCCAAAAAGGTCATTGCGTTTGAGGTGGACCCTCGTATGGTTGCGGAACTAAACAAAAGGTTTCAAAATTCTCCTTTAGCCCCTAAGTTGCAGGTTATAAGAGGAAACTGTCTTGATCATGAATTCCCCTACTTTGACAAATGCGTAGCTAATGTACCGTATGCTATATCATCCGCATTAGTGTTCAAACTTCTTAAGCGGCCGAACTTTAAATGTGCCGTGTTGATGTTTCAGCGTGAGTTCGCCCTCCGTGTATGCGCGCAACCCGGCTCCGAGGCGTACTGCCGCCTCTCCGTTAACTCGCAGCTTTTAGCACGATGCAGCCACTTAATGAAAATTAGCAAGAACAGCTTTAACCCTCCACCCAAAGTAGAATCCAGCGTCATTCGACTTGACCCAAAGCATCCCGCCCCGAGCGTTGACTTTGAGGAGTGGGATGGACTTGTGAAACACATCTTTAATAGGAAGAACAAGAAGGTATCTTCCATCTTCCGTACAAAGAACACGGTACGCACGCTTTATGACAAGTACTGTAGCTACCAAAGAATGGAAGGGGTGAAGGATGTTAAAACTTTTGAGGAGTTTCGACAGCACCTTGAGTCAATCCTTCAAGAACCGATCTTTGATAAGCGGGCGCGAGTGCTTGATCAGGAGAGTATTATGGAATTACTCTGTTGCTTCACAAAGAATGATATCCATTTTGTGTAG
- a CDS encoding single strand-specific nuclease, putative, whose translation MKNPSLSSLCITLALITSFIPAAVDGWWDFGHMVVAEIARRNLDNDVARVVETYIQHLSESGPFPNIPDFVQSACWPDDLKRYRMGAMDGWHYTANMYIRDGFKPNVTLKQKSDVVSVINGLSKALRRTDTPIYVRSFALAHLVHYYGDIHQPLHTTSQVSADYPEGDQGGNLVHVDFRGVPMKLHAVWDSICRGPSESLERPLNIIDYIRLKSFATKLIATYKFSQKEKEQTNPVVMSREGFELAKKVAYANVVNGTELSEEYISACKEMAEKRITLAGYRLATHLNTVLRVRGEKREANPDYVGGDEHLFAEDQ comes from the coding sequence ATGAAGAATCCATCACTTTCATCACTTTGCATAACCTTGGCTCTGATTACTTCCTTCATTCCAGCGGCTGTTGATGGATGGTGGGATTTCGGCCATATGGTTGTCGCTGAAATAGCCCGACGTAACCTTGACAATGATGTAGCCAGGGTGGTTGAGACATATATACAACACTTGAGCGAAAGCGGGCCGTTCCCGAATATTCCCGATTTCGTTCAAAGTGCCTGTTGGCCAGATGATTTGAAGCGTTACCGCATGGGTGCCATGGACGGTTGGCACTATACGGCCAATATGTACATTAGGGATGGCTTTAAACCGAACGTAACTCTTAAACAAAAGTCCGATGTTGTAAGTGTTATCAACGGTTTGTCGAAGGCACTAAGACGGACAGATACTCCCATATATGTGCGATCCTTTGCCCTTGCCCATCTCGTACATTACTATGGTGATATTCATCAACCTCTGCATACGACTTCGCAGGTTTCCGCTGATTATCCGGAAGGAGATCAGGGTGGCAATTTGGTGCATGTGGATTTCAGAGGGGTCCCAATGAAGCTCCATGCCGTGTGGGATTCCATTTGCCGGGGTCCTTCAGAGTCATTGGAGCGGCCCCTCAACATAATAGATTACATAAGATTGAAGAGTTTTGCCACTAAACTGATTGCAACGTACAAATTTTcacaaaaggagaaggaacaaACCAACCCAGTTGTCATGTCAAGGGAGGGTTTCGAGTTAGCAAAGAAAGTGGCGTACGCTAATGTTGTAAATGGAACTGAATTGTCAGAGGAGTATATTAGTGCATGCAAGGAGATGGCTGAAAAGCGCATAACGCTCGCAGGTTACCGTTTGGCCACACATCTCAATACCGTGCTGAGAGTGCGAGGGGAAAAACGAGAAGCGAATCCGGACTATGTAGGAGGTGATGAGCATCTGTTTGCTGAAGACCAGTGA
- a CDS encoding 2-hydroxy-3-oxopropionate reductase, putative, with protein sequence MSLRVGYIGLGLMGKPMAANILKAGFPLVVFNRTRSKAAELVASGAKEAASPAELAAVVDVVFTNLSDSSDVYEVVFGKNGVYSGVRPGTIFVDNSTIKPSTAREIAERLWKEKQVPCLDAPVSGGDIGARNGTLTIMVGGDPEVLEKVRPVLQAMGKTITHIGVSGAGQVCKAANQIMIAAQMVAMGEMLVFAEKCGVDGQKVIDAVRGGSAQCWALDVKPQRLFVGNREPGFKAALQTKDLNIVMDSAREFGVPMPSTAVNTQLYQSMLQHGEGDLDNSAIIGVLERMANCKIKETKP encoded by the coding sequence ATGTCGCTGCGAGTTGGCTACATCGGGCTCGGGCTAATGGGGAAACCCATGGCGGCGAACATTCTTAAAGCCGGTTTCCCACTTGTTGTGTTTAACCGCACCAGATCGAAAGCGGCTGAGTTGGTGGCAAGTGGCGCCAAAGAGGCGGCCTCCCCTGCCGAATTGGCTGCGGTCGTCGATGTCGTCTTCACCAACTTGTCTGATTCGTCAGATGTGTATGAAGTTGTCTTCGGAAAAAACGGCGTCTACAGCGGCGTTCGTCCGGGCACCATTTTTGTTGATAACAGTACCATCAAGCCAAGCACCGCTCGGGAAATTGCGGAACGTTTgtggaaagagaaacaagTACCGTGCCTTGACGCTCCCGTTTCAGGTGGAGACATCGGTGCCCGCAACGGTACGTTGACAATTATGGTGGGTGGTGATCCCGAGGTGCTTGAGAAAGTCAGGCCAGTGCTTCAAGCGATGGGGAAGACCATCACACATATTGGAGTCTCAGGTGCTGGACAAGTGTGCAAGGCAGCAAACCAAATCATGATCGCAGCGCAGATGGTGGCAATGGGGGAAATGTTAGTCTTCGCTGAGAAATGCGGAGTGGACGGTCAGAAGGTCATCGATGCAGTGAGAGGTGGATCCGCGCAGTGCTGGGCGCTGGACGTAAAACCGCAACGTCTTTTCGTTGGTAACAGAGAACCTGGCTTTAAGGCAGCGCTCCAAACCAAAGACCTTAACATCGTAATGGATTCCGCGAGGGAATTTGGTGTGCCCATGCCAAGCACAGCTGTGAATACACAGTTGTACCAGTCGATGTTGCAACACGGCGAAGGTGATTTGGACAACTCTGCTATCATTGGCGTGTTAGAGCGCATGGCCAACTGCAAGATTAAGGAGACCAAGCCATGA